One genomic region from Bradyrhizobium icense encodes:
- a CDS encoding tripartite tricarboxylate transporter permease, producing MEELVNLFHGFAVALQPFNIMVMVLGIVLGVIIGVLPGLGGANGVAILLPLTFSMPPTSAIIMLSCIYWGALFGGAITSVLFNIPGEPWSVATTFDGYPMAQQGKAGEALTAAFTSSFVGALFAVAMITLVAPLVASFALQFGPAEKFAVYFLAFCSFVGLSKEPPFKTIAAMMIGFALAAVGLDSITGQLRLTFGFTELLNGFDFLIAVIGLFGIGEILLTMEEGLAFRGGNAKINLRVVLQTWKELPKYWMTSLRSCFIGCWMGVTPAGATPASFMSYGIAKRVAKNGKNFGKGEIEGVVAPETAAHAAGTAALLPMLSLGVPGSPTAAVLLGGLLIWGLQPGPMLFVEQKEFVWGLIASMYLGNIVGLLVVLTCVPIFAAILRVPFSIIAPLILVLCAIGAYSVHSSTFDVMLMLVFGVIGYLLKKCNYPLAPLVLAIVLGDKAEEAFRQSLLGSQGSLGVFLSNPLVSTIMILGLIALFWSVIQEGYTRLRSAVA from the coding sequence ATGGAAGAACTCGTCAATCTTTTTCACGGCTTTGCGGTCGCGCTGCAGCCGTTCAACATCATGGTGATGGTCCTCGGCATCGTGCTCGGCGTCATCATCGGCGTGCTGCCGGGACTCGGCGGCGCCAATGGCGTTGCGATCTTGTTGCCGCTGACATTCTCGATGCCGCCGACATCGGCCATTATCATGCTGTCCTGCATTTATTGGGGAGCGTTGTTCGGCGGAGCGATCACCTCGGTTCTCTTCAACATACCCGGCGAGCCATGGTCGGTGGCCACGACGTTCGACGGCTATCCGATGGCGCAGCAGGGCAAGGCCGGCGAAGCACTTACCGCTGCCTTCACCTCATCCTTCGTCGGCGCGCTGTTCGCCGTGGCGATGATCACGCTGGTCGCGCCTCTGGTCGCGAGCTTTGCCCTGCAATTCGGGCCCGCAGAGAAATTCGCGGTATATTTCCTGGCGTTCTGCAGCTTCGTCGGATTGAGCAAGGAGCCGCCTTTCAAGACCATTGCGGCAATGATGATCGGCTTTGCGCTTGCCGCTGTTGGACTCGACTCCATCACAGGCCAGTTGCGACTGACATTCGGCTTTACCGAATTGCTGAACGGTTTCGACTTCCTCATCGCCGTGATCGGACTGTTCGGCATTGGCGAGATCCTGCTGACGATGGAAGAAGGGCTCGCCTTCCGCGGCGGTAACGCCAAGATCAATCTGCGGGTCGTGCTGCAGACCTGGAAGGAATTGCCCAAATACTGGATGACCTCGCTGCGTTCCTGCTTCATCGGCTGCTGGATGGGCGTTACGCCGGCGGGCGCTACTCCGGCTTCCTTCATGAGTTACGGCATCGCCAAGCGCGTGGCCAAGAACGGCAAAAATTTCGGCAAAGGTGAGATCGAGGGCGTCGTTGCGCCGGAGACCGCGGCGCACGCCGCGGGCACGGCGGCCCTGTTGCCGATGCTCTCGCTCGGCGTGCCGGGCTCTCCGACGGCCGCAGTGTTGCTCGGTGGCCTGTTGATCTGGGGCCTGCAGCCCGGTCCGATGCTGTTTGTCGAACAGAAAGAATTCGTCTGGGGCCTGATCGCCTCGATGTATCTCGGCAATATCGTCGGCCTGCTCGTCGTGCTCACCTGCGTACCGATTTTCGCAGCTATCCTGCGCGTGCCCTTCAGCATCATTGCCCCCCTTATTCTGGTGCTATGCGCGATCGGTGCCTATTCGGTCCACAGCAGCACGTTTGACGTCATGCTGATGCTGGTGTTCGGCGTGATCGGCTATCTGCTCAAGAAGTGCAACTATCCCCTCGCCCCGCTGGTGCTCGCCATCGTGCTCGGCGACAAGGCGGAAGAGGCCTTCAGGCAGTCGCTTCTGGGATCCCAGGGATCGCTTGGCGTATTCCTGTCCAACCCGCTGGTCAGCACGATCATGATCCTGGGCTTGATCGCGTTGTTCTGGTCGGTGATCCAGGAAGGATATACCCGGTTGCGGTCTGCGGTAGCCTGA
- a CDS encoding tripartite tricarboxylate transporter TctB family protein, giving the protein MTTGSSSNTGPTHKLVEAGVTLLIALFGVIVIVGSLKAGINWGAEGPRAGFFPFYIGLFIVASSAINLWNGMREGNDRLFAEWGQLRQVLSVVIPTAIYVGAMPFIGLYVASIIFIAWFMRWLGKYRWLTVLAVAFGMPIVTYFIFERWFMVPLPKGPVEEWLGI; this is encoded by the coding sequence ATGACAACAGGCAGTTCGAGCAACACCGGCCCGACCCACAAACTGGTGGAAGCAGGCGTCACCCTACTGATCGCTCTGTTCGGAGTGATCGTGATCGTCGGCAGCCTCAAGGCGGGGATCAATTGGGGCGCTGAGGGTCCCCGCGCCGGGTTCTTCCCGTTCTATATCGGACTTTTCATCGTCGCTTCCAGCGCGATCAATCTGTGGAACGGGATGCGCGAAGGCAATGACCGACTGTTCGCCGAGTGGGGACAGCTTCGTCAGGTTCTGAGCGTCGTCATTCCGACCGCCATCTATGTCGGCGCCATGCCATTCATCGGGCTCTACGTCGCCTCCATCATCTTCATCGCATGGTTCATGCGATGGCTGGGCAAATACCGCTGGCTCACCGTTCTGGCGGTGGCGTTCGGCATGCCTATCGTCACCTACTTCATTTTCGAGCGCTGGTTCATGGTTCCGCTTCCAAAGGGACCCGTGGAAGAGTGGCTCGGCATCTAA
- a CDS encoding Bug family tripartite tricarboxylate transporter substrate binding protein — translation MAPAIAAWEPVRPVEFIVPAGTGGGADQMARTIQGIVTKHNLMKQPLVVINKSGGAGGEGFLDVKGSGGNPHKIIITLSNLFTTPLATGIPFNWKDLTPVAMLALDEFVLWVNADKPYKTVKDYVDAVKAAPAGSIKMGGTGSKQEDQIITVAVEKAVGTKFTYIPYKGGGEVAVQLVGNHVDSTVNNPIEAVAQWRGGKLRPLCVFDSKPMAYDEPIADGKGWKDVPTCKSAGLDMEYLMLRGIFMAPRATKDQVEYYVELFKKIRATPEWQEFMKSGAFNTTFLTGAEYAKWVEAEEKRHQTLMKEAGFLAPSN, via the coding sequence ATGGCTCCTGCAATTGCGGCGTGGGAACCAGTGCGGCCCGTCGAATTCATCGTCCCCGCCGGCACCGGCGGCGGCGCAGATCAGATGGCGCGCACGATCCAGGGCATCGTCACCAAGCACAATCTGATGAAGCAGCCGCTGGTCGTCATCAACAAGTCGGGCGGCGCCGGCGGCGAAGGCTTCCTCGATGTCAAGGGATCGGGCGGAAATCCGCACAAGATCATCATCACGCTCTCCAACCTCTTCACGACCCCCCTTGCAACCGGAATTCCCTTCAACTGGAAGGATCTAACGCCGGTCGCGATGCTGGCACTGGATGAATTTGTGCTGTGGGTGAACGCCGACAAGCCGTACAAGACGGTGAAGGACTACGTCGACGCAGTGAAGGCCGCTCCCGCCGGCTCGATCAAGATGGGCGGCACCGGCTCGAAGCAGGAAGATCAGATCATCACTGTCGCCGTGGAAAAGGCGGTCGGCACCAAGTTCACCTATATTCCCTACAAGGGCGGCGGCGAAGTCGCCGTTCAACTCGTCGGCAACCACGTCGATTCCACCGTCAACAATCCGATCGAGGCGGTCGCGCAATGGCGCGGCGGAAAGCTGCGTCCGCTCTGCGTTTTTGACTCAAAGCCGATGGCCTACGACGAGCCGATCGCGGACGGCAAGGGCTGGAAGGACGTTCCGACCTGCAAGTCGGCAGGTCTCGACATGGAATATCTGATGCTGCGTGGCATCTTCATGGCGCCGAGGGCCACCAAGGACCAGGTCGAATACTACGTCGAGCTGTTCAAGAAGATCCGCGCCACTCCGGAGTGGCAGGAATTCATGAAGAGCGGCGCATTCAACACGACCTTCCTGACCGGCGCAGAGTACGCCAAATGGGTCGAGGCCGAGGAAAAGCGTCATCAGACTCTGATGAAAGAGGCCGGTTTCCTCGCTCCGAGCAACTGA
- a CDS encoding type I secretion system permease/ATPase has product MLTPPLRLQTMSPARMPLKAALRACAGSLGLVFAYSCSYNLLLLAPSIYLLQIYDRVLSSRSGATLLMLTLIVAFTVVVGGVLDALRRAALGRMGEWLEEELHPAALSACFKYAYEADRARASEAYRDLTTLRQFAQSGACSTLLDALWTPLFLGVLFLVHPLLGVIGTLSALVLLALGLAGDRLTQGPLARSAAALTRSHGWFGTAVGNLQMIRAMGMLDGATRLIRQAAQDARSEQEMAQRRHETIMLISKPVRALTQVVIMGTAAWLVLEQDRNPAIIFAASMLFGRALPPIEGAIAGWKAFEMALAAYRRLNDIMSAVTPAASVRTLPDRPKGDLIVNNVGAVLPGSNHLFVKGVSFRLAPGECLGIIGPSGSGKSTLGKIIAGISAPAAGSVLLDGIDISAVRDFGGGRRLGYLPQDIELFGETAKDIIARLDDADLQKVIEAAKLAGIHETLIRLPQSYDTVVVGGGANLPRGFRQRLGLARAFFGDPHLVVLDEPNSSLDALGERMLFDAIEWMKATNTTVIIITHRIGILGATDKIAIMQDGAVSAFGDSREIFERCLARPQVATQPVPGRSDQKCEGGVGAWPRPSLP; this is encoded by the coding sequence ATGCTGACGCCACCGCTTCGGCTGCAAACAATGTCACCAGCGCGGATGCCGTTGAAAGCGGCCTTGCGGGCCTGCGCAGGATCGCTCGGGCTCGTTTTCGCGTATAGCTGCAGCTATAATCTTCTTCTCCTCGCGCCTTCGATCTATCTGCTTCAGATCTATGATCGGGTCCTGTCGAGTCGCAGCGGCGCTACGCTCCTGATGCTGACGTTGATCGTTGCGTTTACCGTCGTGGTTGGCGGCGTGCTTGACGCACTGCGCCGCGCTGCATTGGGCCGGATGGGCGAGTGGCTTGAAGAAGAACTCCATCCGGCAGCGCTCTCCGCGTGCTTCAAATACGCCTATGAGGCCGATCGGGCGCGGGCGTCGGAAGCCTATCGCGATCTTACGACCTTGCGTCAGTTCGCACAGTCTGGAGCATGCTCTACGCTGCTTGACGCGCTCTGGACGCCGCTTTTCCTCGGCGTTCTCTTCCTCGTGCATCCCTTGCTGGGCGTAATCGGCACACTCAGCGCGTTGGTCCTGCTCGCTCTAGGGCTTGCCGGAGACCGGCTCACGCAAGGCCCGCTGGCGCGATCGGCTGCTGCGCTGACGAGGAGTCACGGATGGTTCGGAACGGCCGTCGGAAACCTCCAAATGATCAGAGCCATGGGGATGCTCGACGGCGCCACACGCCTGATCCGTCAGGCTGCGCAGGATGCTCGGAGCGAGCAAGAGATGGCGCAGCGCCGCCACGAAACCATCATGCTGATCTCCAAACCCGTGCGGGCGCTGACGCAGGTCGTGATCATGGGCACTGCCGCCTGGCTCGTTCTCGAGCAGGACAGAAATCCCGCCATCATCTTTGCCGCGAGTATGCTGTTCGGACGCGCGCTCCCGCCCATTGAAGGGGCGATTGCGGGCTGGAAGGCGTTCGAGATGGCTCTCGCCGCCTACCGCCGGCTCAATGACATCATGTCCGCAGTCACCCCGGCTGCAAGCGTCAGGACTCTCCCGGACAGGCCGAAGGGCGACCTCATCGTCAACAATGTCGGCGCCGTTCTGCCGGGATCGAACCATCTGTTCGTGAAGGGCGTGTCGTTTCGCCTCGCGCCAGGTGAATGTCTTGGCATCATCGGTCCATCGGGCTCCGGCAAATCCACGCTCGGCAAGATCATCGCTGGAATCTCGGCTCCAGCGGCAGGTTCGGTGCTGCTCGATGGCATCGACATTTCAGCCGTGCGCGATTTTGGCGGCGGGCGGCGGCTTGGATATCTGCCGCAGGATATCGAACTCTTCGGAGAAACCGCAAAGGACATCATTGCACGGCTGGACGATGCCGATTTGCAGAAGGTCATTGAAGCAGCAAAGCTGGCCGGCATTCACGAGACGCTCATCCGGCTGCCGCAGTCGTACGACACGGTCGTCGTTGGCGGAGGCGCCAATCTGCCGCGCGGGTTTCGCCAGCGCCTTGGCCTTGCACGGGCGTTCTTTGGCGACCCGCACCTCGTGGTCCTCGACGAGCCTAACTCCAGCCTCGACGCGCTCGGCGAGCGCATGCTGTTCGACGCTATTGAATGGATGAAGGCCACCAATACGACTGTCATCATCATCACTCACCGGATCGGGATTCTCGGCGCAACGGACAAGATTGCCATCATGCAGGACGGTGCTGTCAGCGCATTCGGCGACAGCAGGGAAATTTTCGAGAGGTGCCTGGCCCGTCCCCAGGTCGCCACACAACCCGTGCCCGGTCGTTCCGACCAGAAATGCGAAGGCGGCGTCGGCGCCTGGCCGCGGCCGAGCTTGCCATGA
- a CDS encoding HlyD family type I secretion periplasmic adaptor subunit: protein MRISFAHLYIRAVQRWVRAAAPAFCDRLGGVTSIRIWHFQGLLARRGRDRLKAAIAHAEIWQVPRWLRSAPPALRDRLRGITWTGNVLAFGFVVGLGTWSTYAPLESAAIAVGTVESESSRKTIQHLEGGIIREILVADGDVVRAGQTLISLEDTKARAEAQSLQGQLWEAVAREARLQAEQQGDWRVSFPPRLETAQNASPSVADVLAGQQAIFETRRQVFQSQAAVIREKRSQVEKEIEGLRAQESAASRRIEIVREEATTVAMLVNRGLERRPRLLNLEREMADIEGRRGEVVAQISRAGQVINESQATLLKLENDRQNEIAQSLREVQNQIFQIRERLQAADDQLSRTAVKAPQDGVVTDLRIHTPGGVIGAGAPLMDLVPRQDRLIVIARVRPEDIDVVRPGLSADVNLLPYNQRRVPRLQGTVTHVSADRLVDKRTDQPYYATKIRVQDPASTGIDGVQIVPGMPAQVFIKTGRGTVALYALRPLLDSFHGAFRED, encoded by the coding sequence ATGAGAATTTCATTCGCTCACCTCTACATCCGGGCGGTTCAACGGTGGGTGAGAGCGGCGGCGCCAGCGTTCTGCGACAGGCTTGGCGGTGTCACCTCGATCCGTATCTGGCATTTCCAGGGTCTCCTGGCCCGAAGAGGGCGGGATCGTCTGAAAGCTGCAATCGCTCACGCCGAGATCTGGCAGGTCCCGCGGTGGTTGAGATCGGCGCCGCCGGCGCTCCGCGACCGGCTTCGCGGCATCACCTGGACAGGAAACGTGCTGGCTTTCGGCTTTGTCGTTGGTCTCGGTACCTGGTCAACCTATGCTCCCCTCGAGAGCGCCGCGATTGCTGTCGGCACCGTCGAATCCGAGTCGAGCCGCAAGACGATTCAGCACCTTGAAGGTGGCATCATCAGGGAGATTCTGGTCGCGGACGGCGACGTTGTCCGCGCCGGACAGACGCTGATCTCGCTGGAAGACACCAAGGCTCGCGCCGAAGCCCAGAGTCTGCAAGGCCAGTTGTGGGAAGCGGTGGCACGAGAGGCGCGGCTGCAGGCGGAACAGCAGGGCGACTGGCGGGTGTCATTCCCGCCCAGATTGGAGACGGCGCAGAATGCCAGTCCGTCGGTCGCGGATGTGCTTGCGGGCCAGCAAGCCATTTTCGAAACCCGTCGGCAGGTCTTTCAATCGCAAGCGGCCGTAATTCGGGAAAAAAGGTCGCAGGTAGAAAAAGAGATCGAGGGCCTCAGGGCGCAGGAAAGCGCGGCCTCAAGGCGCATCGAAATCGTCCGCGAAGAAGCGACGACCGTCGCCATGCTCGTTAACAGGGGACTTGAGCGGCGTCCGCGGCTTCTGAACCTTGAGCGGGAGATGGCTGACATCGAGGGGCGGCGGGGTGAGGTTGTCGCGCAGATATCGCGCGCCGGGCAGGTTATCAACGAATCGCAGGCAACTCTTCTCAAACTCGAGAACGATCGCCAGAACGAGATCGCGCAGTCGCTGCGCGAGGTGCAAAACCAGATTTTTCAGATACGCGAACGACTGCAGGCGGCCGACGACCAACTGTCACGAACGGCGGTCAAGGCACCCCAGGATGGCGTGGTAACGGACCTGAGGATTCATACTCCAGGCGGCGTCATTGGCGCCGGCGCACCTCTCATGGATCTGGTTCCTCGGCAGGATCGACTCATCGTGATTGCGCGTGTCAGGCCCGAGGACATCGACGTGGTCCGCCCCGGACTGAGCGCCGACGTGAATCTTCTGCCCTACAACCAGCGCCGCGTACCACGGCTCCAGGGGACTGTGACGCACGTTTCTGCCGACCGTCTGGTCGACAAGCGTACCGATCAGCCCTACTACGCAACGAAGATTCGGGTGCAGGACCCGGCAAGCACCGGGATCGATGGTGTCCAGATTGTTCCGGGAATGCCGGCCCAGGTGTTCATCAAGACGGGCCGCGGCACCGTCGCGCTCTACGCTCTCCGGCCCCTGCTCGACAGCTTCCACGGCGCGTTCCGCGAGGATTGA
- a CDS encoding helix-turn-helix transcriptional regulator, translating into MDDFSNPAELALVSQNSPVLVIIEQHVLARTCILNILKRELTGFEIVEMATTGGLNWLSGRDIRLIALNIGHKQITDPSIEASLALLAETCPKAFVAVLSNRDDDATASAAMQRGVRGFFPTSIPVEVAIAGLRLVLAGGVYRPLPIVGQNGASKAISGCPDASEPIVTNEDNGGTRIVPEKAMVDLTPREQHVLEALQLGLPNKLIAVRLNLSENTVKMHIQRIMRKCSAHNRTEAVVRWSRRANGHAQPSRVRSS; encoded by the coding sequence ATGGACGATTTTTCTAATCCCGCAGAACTCGCCTTGGTATCACAAAACTCGCCGGTGCTCGTGATCATCGAGCAACATGTCCTGGCGCGTACGTGCATCCTCAATATCCTCAAGAGAGAACTCACTGGATTCGAGATCGTCGAGATGGCAACGACTGGTGGCCTGAACTGGCTATCCGGCAGAGACATCCGCTTGATTGCGCTGAATATCGGGCACAAGCAGATCACTGACCCTTCGATCGAGGCGAGCCTCGCCCTGCTTGCAGAAACCTGCCCTAAAGCGTTCGTTGCCGTGTTGTCAAATCGCGACGACGATGCGACGGCTTCGGCTGCGATGCAACGCGGAGTGCGTGGCTTCTTTCCGACATCGATCCCGGTCGAAGTCGCTATTGCCGGATTACGCCTGGTCCTTGCCGGTGGGGTCTACCGACCGTTACCGATCGTTGGGCAAAATGGAGCGTCGAAGGCGATATCGGGATGCCCCGACGCGTCCGAACCAATCGTAACGAACGAGGATAACGGCGGCACCAGGATTGTGCCGGAGAAGGCGATGGTCGACCTTACGCCACGCGAACAACATGTGCTGGAGGCGTTGCAGCTCGGCCTTCCGAACAAGTTGATTGCCGTCAGGCTCAACCTTTCGGAAAACACTGTAAAAATGCATATTCAACGTATCATGCGAAAATGCTCCGCGCATAATCGCACCGAGGCGGTCGTTCGCTGGAGCCGGCGAGCCAACGGTCATGCGCAGCCCTCACGCGTGCGGTCTTCTTGA